A region of the Phaeodactylum tricornutum CCAP 1055/1 chromosome 1, whole genome shotgun sequence genome:
AAGAACTATTTCGGGAAGTTCGCCGGGATACCTGGCGCGAACTAGTTGCCACCTGCTTTGGTTTGGAGGTCAACGAGATTCCGACTCTTTCTATCGCTGATGCGCGCAATGTAATGCACAAAGTCTCCACGAAGATGATTGATCCAGAAACCTTACTCGCTATTCAGACTCGGACCGCAAAAATTGAAGGTTTGTGCTTGAATAATATACACCCGGTTGTGCAACCGAAAGACCTTCTCACCCCTTTCTCATCTTTATACCTATAGACAGTGACGTAGAAGTAGAAGTGGCCCAAAAGCACCAAGTGTTGCAGGACATCATTGTCAATAGGGTATACCTTGGTGGTAGTCCCCCTTTAGTCGAAGAGACGGGATTTGGCAAGGGTGCGCAGGGTTACGCTAAGTTGCAGTGTGCTATGAGTGACCACGAAGGAGATCCGCTTATCGCCGAGTATGCTTCGGCTGGAATGATCAAAATATGGGGCGCGGCTGGTCTCGATATTAATTCGATACACGGACCGGGATTGCCTGCGCCTGAGTAGCCCACTTTGTAAAAGACTAGACTAGACCAACCTATGAAGTCTCTCTCCGTTTTATTTTATGTCTTGCTAGGGATGCAATTTTTTGACTGAGTTTCTAGCGGGACCGCGTATTGTACGGAGATCGCCGACGGACCCCGTCCCCTGTTTTACTCGGCGAAATGAGTGGTTGCGTTTCGTAAATGCTTTCTGAGACACTCCGCGGGGGAGGCTGTAAGCCGTTCGGTGATCCAAAACCGGATGCCTGTGCATCACCCCGTGGTGTAAAGAAAGACCCCCCGTCAACAGAGGTCG
Encoded here:
- a CDS encoding predicted protein — protein: MFSAIRLVPNTIRNLPWSLGRATPRAFSSQDNTLNNDVFNFDTFTMKPPKQLTTEMAEGIGEATQFYVRYGVANQRLKALSQDFNMPIVTKWQKMMEVFLVTQVHVIGGMGYTGDESGLTQYASDLAACLQQVDPTMQELFREVRRDTWRELVATCFGLEVNEIPTLSIADARNVMHKVSTKMIDPETLLAIQTRTAKIEDSDVEVEVAQKHQVLQDIIVNRVYLGGSPPLVEETGFGKGAQGYAKLQCAMSDHEGDPLIAEYASAGMIKIWGAAGLDINSIHGPGLPAPE